CTATGGCTACTGTAATGGAAATGCCTAAGCTTTCGGACACCATGTCTGAAGGTTCTGTAGCGCGTTGGTTAAAAAAAGAAGGCGAAAAGGTTTCCGCAGGAATTCCAATTATTGAAATTGATACAGACAAAGCAACAATGGAATTTGAAAGTCCTGTAAGTGGAGTTCTTCTGAAAATTATAGTTGGAGACGGACAAAAATGTCCTTTGCAAGCTCCAATTGCTGTAATCGGTAAAGCAGATGAAAAATGGCAAGAAGCACTCGATAACTATAATGCTAAAAAAACAAGCAAGTCTGCTTCTTCTGTGCAAGAAAATAAAAAAGCGTTGTCTGTGAGTTCTGAAAACAAGTCAGCAGCGTCATTAACAACGAATTCAACTGCACCGCAATCAATTTTAACTGCTGCAATCAAAGCAACTCCTCTGGCTAAAAAAATTGCAACTGATCAGGGTATCGATTTGCAAAGTATTCAGGGGAGTGGTCCTGGTGGTCGTATTGTCCGCCGTGATCTTTCTGCCGTGACATCAGCAGCGACAACTCAAGCTTCTGTATCGTTTGCAACCAGCACTGAGGTTGAAAAAATTCCGCATACCAATATGCGTAAAACCATTGCGCGCAGGCTTGCAGAAAGTGTGAATACGGCACCACATTTCTTTTTAACAATTAATATTAATATGACAAATTTGTTAGCGTGGCGCAAAGAAACTATTGCCAAAATTTCTCAAAGTGAAAAATTTAGTGTTAATGATTTGGTCATTTTTTTAACGGCACGCGCATTAAAACGTCATCCAGCCGTGAATTCTTCTTGGTTTGATGATCACATCGCTCAATATCGTGATGTTCACATGAGTGTTGCTGTGGCATTGCCAAACGGGCTTGTGACTCCAGTTGTGCGTCATGCAGATAAAATGAGTGTTGTGCAAATTTCACAAGAAACAAAACGTCTTGTAAATTTAGCTAAAGAAGGAAAATTACAACCAAATGACTATGCTGGAGGAACTTTTTCTGTTAGTAATTTAGGTATGGCTGGCGTTGAAAGTTTTACTGCAATTATCAATCCACCCCAAGCTGCTATTTTAGCAGTTGGCTCTACTGTTCCTACTCCTGTTGTACTTGCTAATGGGACTATTGGAATAGAGCAAAAAATGAAAGTCACATTAAGTTGTGATCATCGTGTTATTGATGGTGCAGTGGGAGCAGAATTCTTAAAAACATTAAAGCAATTTTTTGAAGATCCTGTATCTGCGCTGTTTTTAGGATAATTGCAATTCGTTTTATTTGTCACAGAAGCTCAAACTAGTCGGTTTATTTAGCTAGTTTTGAGCTTTTTTCATGTTGGGAAACATTATTTATGAGAAAAAGTCAGCAAAATTCAGAAAAAAATGATTTGGTACGTTTAAACGTTTTATTGCAAGAATTTGGTGTGTCTTCGAGAAGAAAAGCTGACGAACTGATTGCTTCAGGTGCTGTAAAAGTAGACGGAAAAGTTGAACAAACATTAGGTATTAAAGTTAATAAAAAGGCAAGTATTTCTGTTCACGGAAAACTTTTAAAAGCCGCTCCTGCAAAAGCAACATATCTATTTCATAAACCATTTATGATGATTACAAGCAGAAAAGACGAAAAAGAAAGAGCAACGATTTTTGATATTCTTGATCTTAAAAAATTACCACAAAATGTCCAATCTGTTGGTCGTTTAGATTATCGTAGTGAAGGACTTTTGGTGTTAACAAATGATGGCGAATTGGCTCTTGCGCTATCGCATCCAAAATTTTCTGTAGAAAAAACTTATGCTGTATTAACGTCATCACTTTTTACAATTGAAGATGCAGAAAAACTAAAAAAAGGAATCATGCTTGATGATGGTCCTGCAAAAGCAATTTTTGTAAAAATTGGCAATAAAGAAAAGTTAGGAAATAGCACTGGGCAGTGGATTGAGTTGGTTGTTACAGAAGGTCGTAATCGTTTGGTAAGAAGAATGCTCGAAGCGCTTGGTTTGAGTGTTGTCAGACTGGTTCGAACCGCAATTGGTGAATTGCGGTTGCCCAACAAGTTAGAGCCAGGAAAATTTCGAGAAGTCACACCGATAGAATTAAAGTATTTAGAAAATATTAAATTAGAAATGCACAAAGAAAAATATGAAAAAACAAAAGCTAAATTGCCTAAAGAAGTGATTGAAATGCGTAAGCTTAAAAGAAAAGTTAGGCTAAACGACACGGAGTATGCGCAAGAAGCAGAAAGACGTGAAAAACGCTTTCAACAGACATCGATGCA
This region of Spirobacillus cienkowskii genomic DNA includes:
- a CDS encoding dihydrolipoamide acetyltransferase family protein codes for the protein MATVMEMPKLSDTMSEGSVARWLKKEGEKVSAGIPIIEIDTDKATMEFESPVSGVLLKIIVGDGQKCPLQAPIAVIGKADEKWQEALDNYNAKKTSKSASSVQENKKALSVSSENKSAASLTTNSTAPQSILTAAIKATPLAKKIATDQGIDLQSIQGSGPGGRIVRRDLSAVTSAATTQASVSFATSTEVEKIPHTNMRKTIARRLAESVNTAPHFFLTININMTNLLAWRKETIAKISQSEKFSVNDLVIFLTARALKRHPAVNSSWFDDHIAQYRDVHMSVAVALPNGLVTPVVRHADKMSVVQISQETKRLVNLAKEGKLQPNDYAGGTFSVSNLGMAGVESFTAIINPPQAAILAVGSTVPTPVVLANGTIGIEQKMKVTLSCDHRVIDGAVGAEFLKTLKQFFEDPVSALFLG
- a CDS encoding pseudouridine synthase; protein product: MRKSQQNSEKNDLVRLNVLLQEFGVSSRRKADELIASGAVKVDGKVEQTLGIKVNKKASISVHGKLLKAAPAKATYLFHKPFMMITSRKDEKERATIFDILDLKKLPQNVQSVGRLDYRSEGLLVLTNDGELALALSHPKFSVEKTYAVLTSSLFTIEDAEKLKKGIMLDDGPAKAIFVKIGNKEKLGNSTGQWIELVVTEGRNRLVRRMLEALGLSVVRLVRTAIGELRLPNKLEPGKFREVTPIELKYLENIKLEMHKEKYEKTKAKLPKEVIEMRKLKRKVRLNDTEYAQEAERREKRFQQTSMQRKKQQAENKQKSGDNKKTWSKERLENKSSSPKNSYFTKEKKDENQRNSIKRSNANKGIKK